Proteins co-encoded in one Natronorubrum daqingense genomic window:
- a CDS encoding HAD family hydrolase — protein MTPPVLFDMDGVILEGPRTAPGIYADAADAALAELGVEPTPAQRRDLRRHDLEHVVEHCETLDIDADEFWRLKDRFASERTHERVRTGERGLYDDVHALEELATETTVGLVTNNRHATGEFVADSLPVDFAVVRGRQPTFEDYRRRKPDPTFLEDACEHLAVDDALYVGDSLKDVTAGNAAGLETAYLRRPHNRDVERPAGATTVIESLTELPAVLETLDAR, from the coding sequence ATGACACCGCCAGTGTTGTTCGATATGGATGGCGTCATCCTCGAGGGGCCACGAACCGCTCCGGGCATTTACGCGGACGCGGCCGACGCTGCACTCGCCGAACTCGGCGTCGAGCCCACGCCGGCACAGCGACGAGACCTCAGACGCCACGACCTCGAGCACGTCGTCGAACACTGCGAGACGCTGGATATCGACGCCGACGAATTCTGGCGACTGAAAGACCGATTCGCCTCGGAACGGACTCACGAGCGCGTTCGAACGGGCGAGCGCGGCCTGTACGACGACGTCCACGCACTCGAGGAACTGGCTACAGAAACGACGGTCGGTCTCGTCACGAACAATCGCCACGCCACCGGCGAGTTCGTCGCCGACTCCCTCCCCGTCGACTTCGCCGTCGTTCGCGGCCGCCAGCCGACGTTCGAGGACTACCGCCGTCGAAAGCCCGATCCCACCTTTCTCGAGGACGCCTGCGAGCACCTCGCCGTCGACGACGCACTCTACGTCGGCGACTCGCTCAAAGATGTCACGGCCGGGAACGCGGCCGGCCTCGAGACGGCGTACCTTCGTCGACCACACAATCGCGACGTCGAGCGACCGGCCGGCGCCACGACGGTCATCGAGTCGCTGACCGAACTGCCAGCGGTGCTCGAGACGCTCGACGCGCGGTAG
- a CDS encoding type I 3-dehydroquinate dehydratase, with product MGLDFDSFVLAASTADLSTEPAARDHADAIEFRMDLAAEPLKALESYDEGDGELPVLATNRAEWEGGEWDGDDAARLEVLAEATHFDAVGAIDIELESILEGDAEDLLETARERDVTVVASAHDFEGTPTRGEMVSTLTEAGKYADVSKLAVTAESHADTLAVLAATEQMTAHGDRVATMAMGELGSHTRAVAPVYGSKIGYAPVESADATAPGQYDLETLSRLVSQLEA from the coding sequence ATGGGACTCGACTTCGACTCGTTCGTACTCGCCGCATCGACCGCCGATCTCTCGACGGAACCGGCCGCTCGAGACCACGCCGACGCGATCGAATTCCGCATGGATCTCGCGGCGGAGCCACTCAAGGCGCTCGAGTCCTACGACGAGGGTGACGGCGAGTTACCCGTCTTGGCGACGAACCGCGCCGAGTGGGAAGGCGGCGAGTGGGACGGCGACGACGCCGCCCGTCTCGAGGTGCTCGCCGAGGCGACGCACTTCGACGCCGTCGGTGCGATCGATATCGAACTCGAGTCGATTCTCGAGGGTGACGCCGAGGACCTTCTCGAGACTGCACGCGAGCGAGACGTGACGGTCGTCGCGTCGGCACACGATTTCGAGGGGACGCCGACTCGCGGCGAGATGGTTTCGACGCTGACCGAGGCTGGCAAGTACGCCGACGTCTCGAAACTGGCCGTCACCGCCGAATCGCACGCCGACACGCTCGCGGTCCTCGCCGCGACCGAACAAATGACGGCCCACGGCGACCGCGTGGCGACGATGGCGATGGGCGAGTTGGGAAGTCACACGCGTGCCGTCGCGCCGGTGTACGGCTCGAAAATCGGCTACGCCCCCGTCGAGTCGGCAGACGCGACCGCGCCGGGTCAGTACGACCTCGAGACGCTCTCGAGGCTCGTCTCGCAGCTAGAGGCCTAA
- a CDS encoding NfeD family protein: protein MLELLFGNMPLALLSVGLILMALEALSPGAHLIVVGVALAGAGLIGLIFPPVADVFVLSALTLVIGLAAAYVYNEFDFYGGKGTAQTSDSSSLAGSTGYVTEAVTSRDGEVKLDDGGFAPFYSARSTSGTIEEGEEIIVLDPGGGNVLTVESLGAIGDDEIDRALAQHNGDADSGSNEAAESVEPGDSEAEPETESGPETETETETETEKSN, encoded by the coding sequence ATGCTCGAACTCCTCTTTGGCAACATGCCACTTGCGCTCCTCTCGGTGGGGCTCATTCTGATGGCACTCGAGGCCCTCTCGCCGGGCGCACACCTCATCGTCGTCGGCGTCGCGCTCGCTGGCGCTGGGCTCATCGGACTGATCTTCCCGCCGGTCGCCGACGTGTTCGTCCTCTCGGCGCTGACGCTCGTCATCGGACTCGCCGCGGCGTACGTCTACAACGAGTTCGACTTCTACGGCGGAAAGGGGACGGCCCAGACGTCGGACTCGAGTTCGCTAGCCGGATCGACGGGATACGTCACGGAGGCCGTCACGTCCCGAGACGGCGAAGTCAAACTCGACGACGGCGGGTTCGCCCCCTTCTACAGCGCTCGCTCGACGAGCGGAACGATCGAGGAGGGCGAAGAGATTATCGTCCTCGATCCGGGTGGCGGGAACGTCCTCACCGTCGAATCCCTCGGTGCGATCGGTGACGACGAAATCGATCGCGCGCTGGCACAGCACAACGGAGACGCTGATTCTGGCTCTAACGAGGCCGCCGAATCGGTCGAACCGGGCGATAGCGAGGCCGAACCCGAAACCGAGTCCGGACCAGAGACCGAAACTGAGACCGAGACCGAAACCGAGAAATCGAACTGA
- a CDS encoding DUF7312 domain-containing protein, which yields MTDDASEPDEDAHREGTTDSTAHTPEDGSEFERERDWWDDPAVDTDRDDTLEDEIRVSPDDVRDPGSESERGRRDDAYRVPLDLSGSAADDDWGTDEANATANDDEDDPYAPEPSSTPIEPGEPSLEHALFVVLGVVAMVLVMFQLGALVF from the coding sequence ATGACAGACGACGCGTCCGAACCTGACGAGGACGCACACCGGGAAGGGACGACGGATTCGACGGCTCACACCCCCGAGGACGGCTCCGAATTCGAGCGAGAACGCGACTGGTGGGATGATCCCGCTGTCGATACCGATCGTGATGACACGCTCGAGGACGAGATTCGCGTGTCTCCGGACGACGTTCGCGACCCCGGGTCCGAGTCCGAACGCGGCCGTCGCGACGACGCGTACCGAGTCCCGTTGGATCTCTCGGGATCAGCCGCTGACGACGACTGGGGAACCGACGAGGCAAACGCCACGGCGAACGACGATGAAGACGATCCGTACGCACCGGAACCCAGTTCGACGCCGATCGAACCCGGCGAACCGAGCCTCGAGCACGCGCTGTTCGTCGTGCTCGGCGTCGTCGCGATGGTTCTCGTCATGTTCCAACTCGGAGCGCTCGTCTTCTAA
- the pyk gene encoding pyruvate kinase, whose amino-acid sequence MRNAKIVCTLGPASSDRDTIEDLADAGLSVARLNASHGTREDRAELIDRVRAVDEAREEPVAVMLDMQGPEIRTATLPEGETVTLETGSNIRFVEGEEVSPETVGLSLPIDAVEEGDTILLDDGLIETTVLEREGKGDGVRARVDTGGELGGRKGVNVPGVDLDLDIVTESDREDLELAAEKDVDFVAASFVRDAEDVYEVSEVLEELGVEIPLISKIERAGAVENLDEIIEASYGIMVARGDLGVECPMEDVPMIQKRIIRKCRNDGSPVITATEMLDSMVHARRPTRAEASDVANAVLDGTDAVMLSAETAIGDHPVAVVDAMDSIVSEVEASEEYDELLEQRVPSAGEARTDALARSARFLARDIGADAVVAATESGYTALKTAKYRPGVPVVASTPSHEVRRRLALSWGVTPLYARVSDQGADAVVEKAVQAALDAGVAESGDTVVVLCGMMTELEGANTTNMLKVHVAAEALTTGRVVVDGRVTGPVVRVGDGDLSSVPDGAILSLSAEFDGEFEGDLSRIGGIVDAQRGLTGYPALVAREMDIPMVSGASLPAGIEGSVVTLDAERGVVYGGEIGDRTNRSELE is encoded by the coding sequence ATGAGAAACGCGAAGATCGTCTGCACGCTCGGGCCGGCCTCGAGCGACCGCGACACGATCGAGGACCTCGCCGACGCTGGCCTCTCCGTCGCTCGGTTGAACGCCAGCCACGGAACGCGGGAGGACCGCGCCGAGTTGATCGACCGCGTCCGCGCCGTCGACGAAGCGCGCGAGGAACCGGTCGCCGTTATGCTCGACATGCAGGGACCAGAGATCAGGACCGCGACGCTTCCCGAGGGCGAGACGGTCACACTCGAGACGGGATCAAATATCCGCTTCGTCGAGGGCGAGGAGGTCTCTCCCGAGACGGTGGGCCTCTCGCTTCCCATCGACGCCGTCGAAGAGGGCGATACGATCTTGCTCGACGACGGATTGATCGAGACGACCGTCCTCGAACGCGAGGGCAAGGGCGACGGCGTCCGCGCTCGGGTCGATACCGGCGGCGAACTCGGCGGCCGAAAGGGTGTCAACGTTCCCGGCGTCGATCTGGATCTCGACATCGTCACCGAATCGGATCGAGAGGACCTCGAGTTGGCGGCCGAGAAGGACGTCGACTTCGTCGCCGCGAGTTTCGTCCGCGACGCGGAGGACGTCTACGAGGTCAGCGAGGTGCTCGAGGAACTGGGTGTCGAGATCCCCCTCATCTCGAAAATCGAACGCGCTGGCGCTGTCGAAAATCTCGACGAGATCATCGAAGCGTCCTACGGAATCATGGTCGCTCGCGGCGACCTCGGCGTCGAGTGTCCGATGGAGGACGTGCCGATGATCCAAAAGCGAATCATCCGCAAGTGCCGAAACGACGGCTCACCGGTCATCACGGCGACGGAGATGCTCGACTCGATGGTGCACGCTCGCCGTCCGACTCGAGCGGAGGCTTCGGACGTGGCGAACGCCGTCCTCGACGGCACCGACGCCGTGATGCTCTCCGCGGAGACCGCCATCGGCGACCATCCTGTTGCGGTCGTCGACGCGATGGATAGCATCGTCAGCGAGGTCGAGGCGTCCGAGGAGTACGACGAACTGCTCGAGCAACGCGTTCCGTCGGCTGGCGAGGCGCGGACGGACGCGCTGGCTCGATCTGCCCGCTTCCTCGCGCGCGACATCGGTGCGGACGCGGTCGTCGCCGCCACCGAGTCCGGCTACACGGCGCTGAAGACGGCGAAGTACCGTCCAGGGGTCCCGGTCGTGGCGTCGACACCGAGTCACGAGGTTCGGCGACGGCTCGCGCTCTCGTGGGGCGTGACGCCGCTCTACGCTCGCGTGTCGGATCAGGGAGCCGACGCCGTTGTCGAGAAGGCCGTTCAGGCTGCACTGGACGCCGGCGTCGCAGAGAGCGGCGATACCGTCGTCGTCCTCTGTGGCATGATGACCGAACTCGAGGGCGCGAACACGACGAACATGCTCAAGGTCCACGTCGCCGCCGAGGCGCTGACGACCGGCCGCGTCGTCGTCGACGGGCGCGTGACGGGCCCCGTTGTGCGAGTGGGTGACGGCGACCTCTCGAGTGTTCCCGACGGGGCAATCCTCTCGTTGTCGGCGGAGTTCGATGGCGAGTTCGAGGGAGACCTGTCGAGGATCGGCGGCATCGTCGACGCCCAGCGGGGGCTGACGGGCTACCCGGCGCTGGTCGCTCGAGAGATGGACATTCCGATGGTCAGCGGAGCCTCGCTTCCGGCGGGTATCGAAGGGAGCGTCGTCACGCTCGACGCCGAACGCGGCGTCGTCTACGGCGGAGAGATTGGCGACCGGACGAACCGTTCGGAACTCGAGTAA
- a CDS encoding DUF84 family protein, with the protein MHVAVGSTNPVKVRAVEQTLERFQPRVTAHAVDSGVAEQPRSVEETVTGAETRARRALEATGGDYGVGLEGGVARIDGVSGLSLIMWAAVTDGTRLEHGGGPTLALPDDVTRRLEAGEELGPIMDDRHDTDGIAQSEGAAGVLTAGLTNRSQALGEALACAFGPFVVEGILTDHR; encoded by the coding sequence ATGCACGTCGCCGTCGGGAGCACGAACCCCGTCAAAGTTAGGGCAGTCGAGCAGACACTCGAGCGATTTCAGCCGAGAGTCACCGCGCACGCGGTCGATTCCGGGGTGGCCGAACAGCCACGGTCGGTCGAGGAAACCGTCACCGGTGCGGAAACCCGCGCCCGGCGAGCGCTCGAGGCGACCGGTGGCGACTACGGCGTCGGGCTCGAGGGTGGCGTCGCTCGGATCGACGGCGTGTCCGGGCTTTCGTTGATCATGTGGGCAGCCGTCACCGACGGCACGCGTCTGGAACACGGTGGTGGACCGACGCTGGCGCTTCCCGACGACGTCACTCGCCGACTCGAGGCCGGAGAAGAGTTAGGTCCGATCATGGACGACCGTCACGACACGGATGGCATCGCGCAAAGCGAGGGCGCTGCGGGAGTGCTCACTGCCGGCTTGACCAATCGGTCACAGGCACTCGGCGAGGCGCTCGCCTGTGCGTTCGGTCCGTTCGTCGTCGAAGGAATTCTCACCGATCACAGATAG
- a CDS encoding DUF7575 domain-containing protein encodes MTWLRTMAAAGLSLFFPGAGHALLRDWFRALVFAGLYFSAVWFFFPVEQMASASSFSGMMDVVNTETDTMSQFFIMFIALFAAIDATFRALGFPPESNDQTDGPSCPECGKGLDEDLEFCHWCTTRLEPVDPDAEDVDEAEREEPVHN; translated from the coding sequence ATGACATGGCTTCGTACGATGGCCGCCGCTGGTCTTTCGCTCTTTTTTCCGGGGGCAGGTCACGCCTTACTTCGCGATTGGTTCCGTGCACTCGTCTTTGCCGGACTGTACTTCTCGGCGGTCTGGTTCTTCTTTCCGGTCGAGCAAATGGCTTCCGCGAGCTCGTTCTCGGGGATGATGGACGTCGTCAACACGGAGACGGACACGATGTCACAGTTCTTCATCATGTTCATCGCGCTCTTTGCGGCGATCGACGCCACCTTCAGAGCGCTCGGCTTTCCGCCGGAAAGCAACGACCAGACTGATGGCCCGTCCTGTCCCGAGTGTGGCAAAGGACTCGACGAAGACCTCGAGTTCTGTCACTGGTGTACGACTCGCCTCGAGCCAGTGGACCCGGACGCCGAAGACGTCGACGAGGCGGAGCGAGAAGAGCCCGTTCACAACTAA
- a CDS encoding GYD domain-containing protein, with protein sequence MPSYAAFVDVADRDVQNVQELASIWGEVRGEFTEHEAELVDSYAMLGSHDFLVIFEAPDRESAFKSALTLRRHGLEAQTMEIVDTDDFADLVDEV encoded by the coding sequence ATGCCCAGCTACGCAGCGTTCGTCGACGTCGCCGACCGAGACGTACAGAACGTCCAGGAACTGGCCTCAATCTGGGGCGAGGTCAGAGGCGAGTTCACCGAACACGAGGCAGAACTCGTCGACTCCTACGCGATGCTCGGGAGCCACGACTTTCTGGTCATCTTCGAGGCACCCGACCGCGAGAGCGCGTTCAAATCCGCGCTGACGCTTCGTAGGCACGGCCTCGAGGCTCAGACGATGGAGATCGTGGATACGGACGATTTCGCGGATCTCGTCGACGAAGTGTGA
- the metG gene encoding methionine--tRNA ligase — MSNDEFPTDTPAVVTCGLPYANGDLHIGHLRGYIGADAFDRALETLGQQTAYVCGSDMHGTPVAVNAEQEGVDPEDFALEWHDQYEETFPKFNVDFDNYGHTHDETNTELTQEIVRTLDEEGYIYEKEIQVAYDPDADQYLPDRYVVGTCPYCGEKARGDECDEGCQRHLEPGEVEDPTSTITGNPAEYRERPHKFFEVSKFEEYLTEFLDGLEGTSNARNQPRQWIDDGLQDWCITRDMDWGIDYPNGGDGDGEDLVLYVWVDAPIEYIASTKQYTERVGSDEYDWEQPWKGEGEIVHIIGRDIIQHHTIFWPAMLEGADYNAPRAVAATGFITINGKGLSTSRNRAIWAKEYLEEGFHPDLLRYYLTTTGGLQQDVDFSWDAFQEKVNGELVGTVGNFWYRSLLFAYRNYEGTPETDVSEGVSERIEGAIGQTRDAVNDYDLREVGRAATQLAQFGNEYIQRNEPWKLTDDDPEEAAQVIRDCVQIAKAVGVLLEPIAPDKAQALWEQLGEDGSVADAHLEDALEAPPRNFAEPGELFEKIEDDRVEELNEKLEERVAAAGDDSEDGEEDDEDDAETESDDTDAGEATDMAAPDDLEPLADERIEFEDFQDVDIRVGRIESAEGIEGADDLAKLEVDIGFETRQVVAGIKQLHDLEALPGEKCILLANMAKAELFGVESNGMILAAGEEADLLTTHGDAEVGERVR, encoded by the coding sequence ATGAGCAACGACGAGTTTCCGACCGACACGCCCGCGGTCGTGACCTGCGGGTTGCCGTACGCGAACGGCGACTTGCACATCGGCCACCTGCGGGGGTACATCGGCGCCGACGCGTTCGACCGCGCACTCGAGACGCTGGGTCAACAAACCGCCTACGTCTGTGGCTCGGACATGCATGGCACGCCGGTCGCCGTCAACGCCGAGCAGGAAGGCGTCGATCCGGAAGACTTCGCACTCGAGTGGCACGACCAGTACGAGGAGACGTTCCCGAAGTTCAACGTCGACTTCGACAACTACGGCCACACCCACGACGAGACGAACACCGAACTGACCCAGGAGATCGTCCGAACCTTAGACGAGGAGGGCTACATCTACGAGAAGGAGATTCAGGTCGCCTACGATCCCGACGCGGACCAGTACCTTCCCGACCGGTACGTCGTCGGCACCTGTCCCTACTGCGGCGAGAAGGCCCGAGGGGACGAGTGCGACGAGGGGTGTCAGCGCCACTTAGAGCCCGGCGAGGTCGAGGATCCGACGAGCACGATCACGGGTAACCCCGCCGAGTACCGCGAGCGTCCGCACAAGTTCTTCGAGGTCTCCAAGTTCGAGGAGTACCTCACCGAGTTCTTGGACGGCCTCGAGGGAACCTCGAACGCGCGAAATCAGCCCCGACAGTGGATCGACGACGGCCTACAGGACTGGTGTATCACCCGCGACATGGACTGGGGGATCGACTACCCCAACGGCGGAGATGGAGACGGAGAGGACCTCGTCCTCTACGTCTGGGTCGACGCACCTATCGAGTACATCGCCTCGACGAAGCAGTACACAGAACGCGTCGGCAGCGACGAGTACGACTGGGAACAGCCCTGGAAGGGCGAGGGCGAGATCGTCCACATCATCGGCCGGGACATCATCCAACACCACACCATCTTCTGGCCCGCGATGCTCGAGGGTGCCGACTACAACGCCCCCCGCGCCGTCGCGGCGACCGGGTTCATCACGATCAACGGCAAAGGCCTCTCGACGAGTCGCAACCGCGCCATCTGGGCGAAAGAGTACCTCGAGGAAGGCTTTCACCCGGACCTCCTGCGCTATTACCTGACGACGACCGGCGGCCTTCAACAGGATGTCGACTTCTCCTGGGACGCCTTCCAGGAGAAGGTCAACGGCGAACTCGTGGGAACGGTCGGCAACTTCTGGTATCGCTCGCTGCTCTTCGCGTACCGAAACTACGAGGGCACGCCGGAGACGGACGTCTCCGAGGGAGTCAGCGAACGAATCGAGGGCGCGATCGGGCAAACCCGCGACGCGGTCAACGACTACGACCTTCGGGAAGTCGGCCGCGCCGCGACCCAACTCGCGCAGTTCGGCAACGAGTACATCCAGCGCAACGAGCCCTGGAAGCTCACCGACGACGACCCCGAGGAAGCGGCGCAGGTCATCCGCGACTGCGTCCAGATCGCCAAGGCCGTCGGCGTCCTCTTAGAACCGATCGCGCCCGACAAGGCGCAGGCCCTGTGGGAACAGTTGGGCGAGGACGGATCGGTTGCGGACGCTCACCTCGAGGACGCGCTCGAGGCCCCGCCGCGAAACTTCGCGGAACCCGGCGAACTCTTCGAAAAGATCGAAGACGACCGCGTCGAGGAGTTGAACGAGAAACTCGAGGAGCGCGTCGCCGCCGCGGGAGACGATTCGGAGGACGGCGAGGAGGACGACGAGGACGACGCGGAAACCGAAAGCGACGACACCGACGCGGGCGAAGCGACCGATATGGCAGCCCCAGACGACCTCGAGCCACTCGCTGACGAACGAATCGAGTTCGAGGACTTCCAGGACGTCGACATCCGCGTTGGGCGAATCGAGTCGGCCGAAGGCATCGAAGGAGCGGACGACCTCGCGAAACTCGAGGTCGACATCGGCTTCGAAACGCGACAGGTCGTCGCGGGCATCAAACAGCTCCACGACCTCGAGGCGCTTCCGGGCGAGAAGTGCATCCTGCTCGCGAACATGGCAAAAGCCGAACTGTTCGGCGTCGAGTCCAACGGGATGATCCTCGCTGCGGGCGAGGAGGCCGATCTGTTGACGACCCATGGAGACGCCGAGGTCGGCGAACGGGTTCGTTGA
- a CDS encoding SPFH domain-containing protein, whose translation MVVEVLPLQTGGALLFLGALVLLVVVAALLSAIEIVDAYEKRALTVFGEYRKLLEPGINFVPPFVSNTYRFDMRTQTLDVPRQEAITRDNSPVTADAVVYIKVMDAKKAFLQVDDYKKATSNLAQTTLRAVLGDMELDDTLNKRQEINARIRQELDEPTDEWGIRVESVEVREVNPSKDVQRAMEQQTSAERKRRAMILEAQGERRSAVEKAEGDKQSEIIRAQGEKQSQILEAQGDSISTVLRARSAESMGERAIIDQGMETLSEIGQSESTTFVLPQELSSMLGRYGKHLSGSDVQEADTELESLEFDEETRELIGLDDIAEIIGEIDEEAEMDLEAMEQEAQAIKEGKDTAEISDPDDVIEEMDQEFAGDSKSS comes from the coding sequence ATGGTCGTAGAAGTACTCCCCTTGCAAACCGGTGGTGCACTGTTGTTCCTCGGTGCGCTCGTTCTCCTCGTCGTCGTCGCCGCACTGCTCAGTGCGATCGAAATCGTCGACGCGTACGAGAAACGAGCGCTCACCGTCTTCGGTGAGTACCGCAAACTACTCGAACCGGGTATCAACTTTGTGCCGCCGTTCGTCTCGAATACGTATCGCTTCGACATGCGTACGCAGACGCTCGACGTGCCACGACAGGAAGCCATCACGCGCGACAACTCGCCCGTGACGGCCGACGCCGTCGTCTACATCAAAGTGATGGACGCCAAGAAGGCGTTCCTCCAGGTCGACGATTACAAGAAGGCGACCTCGAATCTCGCCCAGACGACCCTGCGTGCCGTCCTGGGTGACATGGAACTCGACGACACGCTCAACAAGCGCCAGGAGATCAACGCGCGAATCCGACAGGAACTCGACGAACCCACCGACGAGTGGGGGATTCGCGTCGAGAGCGTCGAGGTCCGCGAGGTCAACCCATCGAAGGACGTCCAGCGTGCGATGGAACAACAGACCTCCGCGGAGCGCAAGCGCCGTGCCATGATCCTCGAGGCCCAGGGTGAACGCCGCAGCGCCGTCGAGAAGGCGGAAGGTGACAAACAGAGTGAGATCATCCGCGCACAGGGTGAAAAGCAGAGTCAGATCCTCGAAGCGCAGGGTGACTCGATCTCGACCGTCCTCCGTGCTCGGTCCGCCGAATCGATGGGCGAACGTGCGATCATCGATCAGGGCATGGAGACGCTCTCCGAAATCGGTCAGAGCGAATCCACGACGTTCGTCCTGCCCCAGGAACTCTCCTCGATGCTCGGACGCTACGGCAAGCACCTCTCGGGCAGCGACGTCCAGGAGGCCGACACCGAACTCGAGAGTCTCGAGTTCGACGAGGAGACGCGCGAACTGATCGGTCTCGACGACATCGCCGAGATCATCGGCGAAATCGACGAGGAAGCCGAGATGGACCTCGAGGCGATGGAACAGGAAGCCCAGGCGATCAAAGAGGGCAAGGATACGGCGGAGATCTCCGATCCCGACGACGTCATCGAGGAGATGGATCAGGAGTTCGCCGGCGACTCCAAATCCAGCTAA
- a CDS encoding winged helix-turn-helix transcriptional regulator produces MTSSDGVDDEKRATLRRFAALGAATPLAGLSPSAAADTGESDARDAIAGYLSTTPGAHFSKIRDDLQLGTGETQHHLRRLEELDAIERFRDGDYKRFVPADRFDEYEKHALGYLRRETPRGMLIELLLTPDASAGDLATSLDVSAPTVSKYAGELEEAGLLSREDGYAVERPETVLVLVIRHADSFGETARQLAQRADQLIEYDAEQ; encoded by the coding sequence ATGACGAGTTCCGATGGGGTCGACGACGAGAAGCGAGCGACCCTGCGACGATTCGCGGCTCTCGGGGCCGCGACACCGCTTGCCGGCCTTTCTCCCTCTGCAGCCGCCGATACGGGCGAGAGCGATGCCCGCGATGCGATCGCAGGGTATCTCTCGACGACCCCCGGCGCTCACTTCTCGAAGATCAGAGACGACCTTCAACTCGGCACCGGTGAGACCCAACATCACCTCCGTCGACTCGAGGAACTCGATGCGATCGAGCGGTTTCGCGACGGCGATTACAAGCGGTTCGTTCCGGCCGACCGATTCGACGAGTACGAAAAACACGCGCTCGGATACCTTCGCCGGGAGACCCCTCGCGGGATGTTGATCGAACTCCTGTTGACGCCAGACGCGAGTGCTGGCGACCTCGCGACCTCACTCGACGTTTCGGCACCGACGGTGAGCAAGTACGCCGGCGAACTCGAGGAGGCCGGATTGCTGTCGCGCGAAGACGGCTACGCCGTCGAACGCCCGGAAACGGTCCTCGTTTTGGTTATTCGCCACGCCGATTCCTTCGGCGAGACGGCCCGCCAACTCGCCCAGCGTGCCGATCAACTCATCGAGTACGACGCCGAACAGTAG
- a CDS encoding DUF7123 family protein — protein sequence MSTAVTTDLTGKQRQILQYLRRNAGTKTYFKSRLIGKELGMTAKEVGSNIAALQDGDYDVEIEKWGYSSSTTWKVIT from the coding sequence ATGAGCACCGCAGTAACCACGGACCTCACCGGTAAACAACGGCAGATACTCCAATACCTCCGCAGGAACGCCGGAACGAAAACCTACTTCAAGTCGCGACTGATCGGCAAGGAACTCGGCATGACGGCGAAAGAGGTCGGCTCGAACATCGCCGCCCTGCAGGACGGCGATTACGACGTCGAGATCGAAAAGTGGGGCTACTCCTCGAGTACGACGTGGAAAGTGATTACGTAG
- a CDS encoding transcription initiation factor IIB produces MTNSTPSTRVRRTERESDQETTETEDSDLSCPECTGHLVVDDEHGETVCEDCGLVVEEDSVDRGPEWRAFDAAEKNEKSRVGAPTTNTMHDKGLSTNIDWRNKDAYGNSLGSRQREKMQRLRKWNERFRTRDSKERNLKQALGEIDRMASALGLPTNVRETASVIYRRALDEDLLPGRSIEGVSTSCVYAAARQAGVPRSLDEIADVSRVEKNEIARTYRYVVRELGLEVQPADPESYVPRFASGLDLSDEAEHRARGLLQNAKEKGVHSGKSPVGLAAAAVYAAALLTNEKTTQAAVSDVADISEVTIRNRYHELLEAEETLGLA; encoded by the coding sequence ATGACCAATTCAACACCGAGCACCAGAGTACGACGTACCGAACGCGAATCGGACCAAGAGACGACCGAAACGGAAGACAGCGACCTCTCGTGTCCCGAATGTACGGGTCACCTGGTCGTCGACGACGAACACGGCGAAACCGTCTGTGAGGACTGTGGCCTCGTCGTCGAAGAGGATTCGGTCGACCGCGGCCCGGAGTGGCGAGCCTTCGACGCCGCCGAGAAGAACGAGAAGTCCCGCGTGGGTGCGCCCACGACGAACACGATGCACGACAAGGGCCTCTCGACGAACATCGACTGGCGAAACAAAGACGCCTACGGCAACTCGCTTGGCTCCCGCCAACGCGAGAAGATGCAGCGCCTGCGCAAGTGGAACGAGCGCTTTCGCACCCGAGACTCGAAAGAGCGCAACCTCAAGCAGGCGCTTGGCGAAATCGACCGGATGGCAAGTGCACTCGGACTGCCGACGAACGTCCGCGAGACGGCCAGCGTGATCTACCGACGCGCACTCGACGAGGACCTCCTCCCCGGTCGATCGATCGAAGGCGTCTCCACGTCCTGTGTCTACGCCGCCGCTCGACAGGCCGGCGTCCCCCGGAGCCTCGACGAGATTGCAGATGTCTCCCGCGTCGAGAAAAACGAGATCGCCCGAACCTACCGCTACGTCGTCCGAGAGCTCGGTCTCGAGGTCCAGCCGGCTGACCCCGAGAGCTACGTTCCGCGTTTCGCGTCCGGACTCGACCTCTCCGACGAGGCCGAACACCGCGCACGCGGCCTCCTCCAGAACGCGAAGGAAAAAGGCGTCCACAGCGGCAAGTCGCCGGTCGGTCTGGCCGCCGCAGCCGTCTACGCCGCCGCCTTGCTCACCAACGAGAAGACCACGCAGGCCGCAGTCAGCGACGTCGCGGACATCTCTGAAGTGACGATCCGCAACCGCTACCACGAACTCCTCGAGGCCGAGGAGACGCTCGGACTGGCGTAA